One Pseudomonas muyukensis DNA segment encodes these proteins:
- the tsaD gene encoding tRNA (adenosine(37)-N6)-threonylcarbamoyltransferase complex transferase subunit TsaD gives MLVLGLETSCDETGVALYDSERGLLADALFSQIDLHRVYGGVVPELASRDHVKRMLPLIRQVLQEADCVATEIDAIAYTAGPGLVGALLVGASCAQALAFAWDIPAIGVHHMEGHLLAPMLEEQPPEFPFVALLVSGGHTQLVRVDGIGQYELLGESLDDAAGEAFDKTAKLIGLNYPGGPEIARLAEQGTPGRFVFPRPMCDRPGLQFSFSGLKTFALNTWQQCRDAGDDNEQTRCDVSLAFQQAVVETLTIKCKRALKQTGLKRLVIAGGVSANKALRLSLEQMLASIKGNVYYARPRFCTDNGAMIAYAGCQRLLAGQQQDLAISVQARWPMEQLPAV, from the coding sequence ATGCTAGTACTGGGATTGGAAACATCCTGCGACGAAACTGGCGTCGCATTATACGACAGTGAACGCGGCCTGCTGGCCGACGCGCTGTTCAGCCAGATCGACCTGCACCGCGTCTATGGCGGCGTGGTGCCCGAGCTCGCCTCGCGCGATCACGTCAAGCGCATGCTGCCGCTTATCCGCCAGGTGTTGCAGGAGGCCGACTGCGTCGCCACCGAGATCGACGCCATCGCCTACACCGCGGGTCCCGGCCTGGTCGGCGCGCTGCTGGTGGGGGCCTCTTGCGCCCAGGCGCTGGCGTTTGCCTGGGATATCCCGGCGATCGGCGTACACCATATGGAAGGCCACTTGCTGGCGCCGATGCTCGAGGAGCAACCGCCGGAATTCCCGTTCGTCGCTTTGTTGGTATCCGGCGGCCATACCCAGCTGGTGCGGGTCGATGGCATCGGCCAATACGAACTGCTGGGCGAGAGCCTGGACGACGCCGCCGGAGAAGCCTTCGACAAGACCGCCAAGCTGATTGGCCTGAATTATCCGGGCGGCCCCGAGATCGCCCGCCTGGCCGAGCAGGGCACGCCGGGGCGCTTCGTGTTCCCGCGGCCAATGTGCGACCGGCCTGGCCTGCAGTTCAGTTTCAGCGGTCTCAAGACCTTCGCCCTGAACACCTGGCAGCAGTGCCGAGACGCCGGGGACGACAACGAGCAAACCCGTTGCGACGTGTCGCTGGCGTTCCAGCAGGCGGTGGTGGAGACTCTGACCATCAAGTGCAAGCGCGCCCTCAAGCAGACCGGCCTCAAGCGCCTGGTCATCGCCGGCGGCGTGAGTGCCAACAAGGCCCTGCGCCTGTCGCTGGAACAGATGCTGGCCAGCATCAAGGGCAACGTCTATTACGCCCGGCCACGTTTTTGCACCGACAACGGCGCGATGATCGCCTACGCCGGTTGCCAGCGCCTGTTGGCCGGGCAGCAGCAGGACCTGGCGATCAGCGTGCAGGCACGCTGGCCGATGGAGCAGTTGCCGGCCGTCTGA
- the rpsU gene encoding 30S ribosomal protein S21: MPAVKVKENEPFDVALRRFKRSCEKAGVLAEVRSREFYEKPTAERKRKAAAAVKRHAKKVQREQRRAVRLY; this comes from the coding sequence ATGCCAGCCGTCAAAGTTAAAGAGAACGAACCCTTCGACGTAGCTCTGCGTCGTTTCAAGCGCTCCTGCGAAAAAGCCGGTGTACTGGCTGAAGTTCGTAGCCGCGAGTTTTACGAGAAGCCGACCGCCGAGCGTAAGCGCAAAGCCGCTGCCGCTGTAAAGCGTCACGCCAAGAAGGTTCAGCGCGAACAGCGCCGCGCCGTTCGTCTGTACTAA
- the dnaG gene encoding DNA primase encodes MAGLIPQSFIDDLLNRTDIVDVVSSRVQLKKTGKNLSACCPFHKEKSPSFTVSPDKQFYYCFGCGAGGNALGFIMDHDNLDFPQAVEELARAAGMEVPREEGRRGQKPRQPTDSPLYPLLEAASEFYRQALRGHPTRKAAVDYLKGRGLSGEIARDFGLGFAPPGWDNLLKHLGADTLQQKVMIDAGLLIENAESGKRYDRFRDRVMFPIRDSRGRVIAFGGRVLGNDKPKYLNSPETPVFHKGQELYGLYEARKHNRNLDEVIVVEGYMDVIALAQQGLRNAVATLGTATSEEHLKRLFRVVPSVLFCFDGDQAGRKAAWRALESTLSSLQDGRRARFLFLPEGEDPDSLVRAEGTDAFQARINQHAQPLADYFFEQLSNEADPRSLEGKAHMVTLAAPLIEQVPGANLRQLMRNRLKDITGLDPQQMEQLAQQAPAPSQVPDYDPGYDYDAMASYTPDYAEQAYQPDYGAHQQEQRPWTPNKGGGKKQWEGKPWDKKGGKPWQRNGQRGEAPPRVPAPVEPPTLSALRTLLHHPLLAGKVEDASHFADEEQLYSQLLVALIEAAQKNPKLSSMQLIARWHGTEQGRLLRALAEKEWLIDADNLEQQFFDTITSLSARQRERSLEHLLRKARQSELNAEEKSQLLALLSRNVPAQTPTSSGA; translated from the coding sequence ATGGCCGGGCTGATTCCCCAAAGCTTCATCGATGACCTTCTCAACCGCACCGACATCGTCGATGTGGTGAGTTCGCGCGTCCAGCTGAAGAAGACCGGCAAGAACCTGTCTGCCTGCTGCCCGTTCCACAAGGAGAAGTCCCCCTCCTTCACCGTCAGCCCCGACAAGCAGTTCTACTACTGCTTCGGCTGCGGCGCCGGTGGCAACGCGCTCGGCTTCATCATGGACCACGACAACCTGGACTTCCCCCAGGCGGTCGAGGAACTGGCCCGCGCGGCCGGCATGGAAGTACCCCGCGAAGAAGGCCGCCGCGGACAGAAGCCGCGCCAGCCCACCGACTCGCCGCTGTACCCGCTGCTCGAGGCAGCCAGCGAATTCTATCGCCAGGCCCTGCGCGGCCACCCCACCCGCAAGGCGGCGGTGGACTACCTCAAGGGCCGTGGCCTGTCCGGCGAGATCGCCCGCGACTTCGGCCTGGGCTTTGCCCCGCCGGGCTGGGACAACCTGCTCAAGCACCTGGGTGCCGACACCCTGCAACAAAAGGTGATGATCGACGCAGGCCTCCTGATCGAGAACGCCGAGAGCGGCAAGCGCTATGACCGCTTCCGCGACCGGGTGATGTTCCCCATCCGCGACAGCCGCGGCCGGGTGATCGCCTTCGGCGGCCGGGTCCTGGGCAACGACAAGCCCAAGTACCTGAACTCCCCGGAAACCCCGGTATTCCACAAGGGCCAGGAGCTGTATGGCCTGTACGAGGCACGCAAGCACAACCGCAACCTCGACGAAGTCATCGTGGTCGAAGGCTACATGGACGTCATCGCCCTGGCCCAGCAAGGCCTGCGCAATGCCGTGGCTACCCTCGGCACGGCCACCAGCGAAGAGCACCTCAAGCGCCTGTTCCGCGTGGTGCCCAGCGTATTGTTCTGCTTCGACGGCGACCAGGCCGGGCGCAAGGCTGCCTGGCGCGCCCTGGAGTCGACCCTGTCGAGCCTGCAGGACGGGCGCCGCGCGCGCTTTCTGTTCCTGCCCGAGGGCGAAGACCCGGACAGCCTGGTTCGCGCCGAAGGCACCGACGCCTTCCAGGCCCGCATCAACCAGCACGCCCAGCCCTTGGCCGACTATTTTTTCGAGCAGTTGAGCAACGAGGCCGACCCGCGCTCACTGGAAGGCAAGGCGCATATGGTGACCTTGGCCGCACCGCTGATCGAGCAGGTACCAGGCGCCAACCTACGCCAGTTGATGCGCAACCGCCTGAAGGACATCACCGGCCTCGACCCGCAGCAGATGGAACAACTGGCGCAGCAGGCACCGGCTCCCAGCCAGGTACCGGACTACGACCCCGGCTATGACTACGACGCCATGGCCAGCTACACGCCGGACTACGCCGAGCAGGCGTACCAGCCCGACTACGGCGCGCATCAGCAAGAACAACGGCCGTGGACACCGAACAAGGGCGGCGGCAAGAAACAGTGGGAAGGCAAGCCCTGGGACAAGAAGGGCGGCAAGCCCTGGCAGCGCAACGGCCAGCGCGGCGAAGCGCCGCCACGGGTGCCGGCACCGGTGGAACCGCCGACCCTGTCGGCGCTGCGCACCCTGCTGCATCACCCGCTGCTCGCCGGCAAGGTCGAGGACGCCAGCCACTTCGCCGACGAAGAGCAACTGTACAGCCAGCTGCTGGTGGCGCTGATCGAAGCCGCGCAGAAGAATCCTAAGCTAAGCTCTATGCAGCTGATCGCACGCTGGCACGGCACCGAACAAGGCCGCCTGCTGCGCGCCCTGGCCGAGAAGGAATGGTTGATCGATGCCGACAACCTTGAACAACAGTTTTTCGACACCATTACTAGCTTGTCCGCCCGCCAACGCGAGCGCAGCCTGGAACATCTGCTCAGGAAAGCACGTCAAAGCGAGTTGAACGCAGAGGAAAAATCTCAGCTGCTCGCCCTGCTCAGCAGGAATGTTCCCGCACAAACCCCGACCTCATCTGGCGCGTGA
- the rpoD gene encoding RNA polymerase sigma factor RpoD translates to MSGKAQQQSRIKELITRGREQGYLTYAEVNDHLPEDISDPEQVEDIIRMINDMGINVFESAPDADALLLAEADTDEAAAEEAAAALAAVETDIGRTTDPVRMYMREMGTVELLTREGEIEIAKRIEEGIREVMGAIAHFPGTVDYILGEYDRVTTEGGRLSDVLSGYIDPDDNIAAPTEEVPIPGAKAAAAKEESDDEEEESADGDDEEETESGPDPVVAAQRFGAVKDQLVDTLKVLKKHGRGHKDSIGAMQALADLFMPIKLVPKQFDALVERVRGALDRLRQQERAIMQLCVRDARMPRADFLRLFPSNETDQTWSGDLAKRNTKWAAALGEKDAAIVACQQKLIDLETETGLTVVEIKDINRRMSIGEAKARRAKKEMVEANLRLVISIAKKYTNRGLQFLDLIQEGNIGLMKAVDKFEYRRGYKFSTYATWWIRQAITRSIADQARTIRIPVHMIETINKLNRISRQMLQEMGREPTPEELGERMEMPEDKIRKVLKIAKEPISMETPIGDDEDSHLGDFIEDSTMQSPIDVATVESLKEATRDVLSGLTAREAKVLRMRFGIDMNTDHTLEEVGKQFDVTRERIRQIEAKALRKLRHPTRSEHLRSFLDE, encoded by the coding sequence ATGTCCGGAAAAGCGCAACAGCAATCTCGTATCAAAGAGTTGATCACCCGCGGTCGTGAGCAGGGCTACCTGACTTACGCGGAGGTCAACGACCACCTGCCTGAGGATATTTCAGATCCGGAGCAGGTGGAAGACATCATCCGCATGATCAACGACATGGGGATCAACGTATTCGAGAGTGCTCCGGATGCGGATGCCCTGTTGTTGGCGGAAGCCGACACCGACGAAGCCGCAGCCGAAGAGGCCGCCGCAGCGTTGGCGGCAGTTGAGACCGATATCGGCCGCACGACCGACCCGGTGCGCATGTACATGCGCGAAATGGGTACCGTCGAGCTGCTGACCCGCGAAGGCGAGATCGAAATCGCCAAGCGCATCGAGGAAGGCATCCGTGAAGTCATGGGCGCCATCGCCCACTTCCCGGGCACTGTCGACTACATCCTCGGCGAATACGACCGCGTCACCACCGAAGGTGGCCGCCTGTCCGATGTTCTCAGCGGTTACATCGACCCTGACGACAACATCGCCGCACCGACCGAAGAAGTGCCGATCCCCGGCGCCAAGGCCGCTGCCGCGAAGGAAGAGAGCGACGACGAGGAAGAAGAAAGCGCCGACGGCGATGACGAGGAAGAGACCGAGAGCGGTCCGGACCCAGTCGTTGCCGCGCAGCGTTTCGGTGCCGTCAAGGACCAGCTGGTCGACACCCTCAAGGTGTTGAAGAAGCACGGTCGCGGCCACAAGGACAGCATCGGTGCCATGCAGGCGCTGGCTGACCTGTTCATGCCGATCAAGCTGGTGCCCAAGCAATTCGACGCCCTGGTCGAGCGCGTACGCGGTGCCCTGGACCGTCTGCGCCAGCAAGAACGCGCCATCATGCAGCTGTGCGTGCGTGATGCACGCATGCCGCGCGCCGACTTCCTGCGCCTGTTCCCGAGCAACGAAACCGACCAGACCTGGTCCGGTGACCTGGCCAAGCGCAACACCAAATGGGCTGCCGCCCTGGGTGAGAAAGACGCCGCGATCGTCGCCTGCCAGCAGAAGCTGATCGACCTCGAGACCGAAACCGGCCTGACCGTCGTCGAAATCAAGGACATCAACCGTCGCATGTCCATCGGCGAGGCCAAGGCCCGCCGCGCCAAGAAAGAAATGGTCGAGGCGAACCTGCGTCTGGTGATTTCCATCGCCAAGAAGTACACCAACCGTGGCCTGCAGTTCCTCGACCTGATCCAGGAAGGCAACATTGGCCTGATGAAGGCGGTGGACAAGTTCGAATACCGTCGCGGCTACAAGTTCTCGACCTACGCCACCTGGTGGATCCGCCAGGCGATCACCCGTTCGATCGCCGACCAGGCGCGCACCATCCGTATCCCGGTGCACATGATCGAGACGATCAACAAGCTCAACCGTATTTCCCGGCAGATGCTCCAGGAAATGGGCCGTGAACCGACCCCGGAAGAGCTCGGTGAGCGCATGGAAATGCCTGAGGACAAGATCCGCAAGGTATTGAAGATCGCCAAGGAGCCGATCTCCATGGAAACGCCGATCGGCGACGATGAAGACTCCCACCTGGGCGACTTCATCGAGGACTCCACCATGCAGTCCCCGATCGACGTGGCCACGGTCGAAAGCCTCAAGGAAGCGACCCGCGACGTGCTCTCGGGCCTGACCGCGCGCGAGGCCAAGGTGCTGCGCATGCGTTTCGGCATCGACATGAACACCGACCACACCCTCGAGGAAGTCGGCAAGCAGTTCGACGTGACCCGCGAGCGGATCCGTCAGATCGAAGCCAAGGCGCTGCGCAAGCTGCGCCACCCGACGCGAAGCGAGCACCTGCGTTCGTTCCTCGACGAGTAA
- a CDS encoding bifunctional diguanylate cyclase/phosphodiesterase, protein MPFMPALLLLILLAWNTTAGALTLTDEEQAWLSAHPQLRLGVDASWPPFEFRDQEGRYQGLAADYIALIQERLGITLKPVEPSSWTEVLQQARGNRLDLLPGIMSTPERQAYLAFTRPYLDFPIVILAHAGGAQPRNLKDLYGLKVAVVENYAPHELLRTHHPDLNLVAMPNVSSTLQALATDEVDAVVGDLASSIWSLRQLKLDGLYVSGETPYRYQLAMAVPQQQKMLVGILDKVMADMSSGEVSHIQQRWVGNVVDQRTFWRDMLLYGLPGVLLLVAILAVVIRINRRLSSEISRRIALEQELRSSEYHYRGLIESLSAVAWEADANDFSYSYVSPHAEDLLGYPTGEWLKPGFWRSILHPEDALWAQAYCDSETAAGRDHSLDYRVIRADGHTLWVRNIVSMIKHGHKPLMRGLMIDISEAKHTEAALRLSEQKFASVFQQCPDILVIARHSDGCLLEVNEAFEELIGLGPAQVIGRTATELGLWGVAGTGPALLERLHRGGIRNLEMTFRRSNGQLFTGLTSAETFELDSTPALVVAIRDISQLKETQQQLQTSEEKFAKAFHASPDGLLLSRQSDGLLLEVNEGFRRLTGYEVDPNVDQTSLDLGIWVDLGERQRLVEQLQRDGFVRDFSCHLRRSDGQIRLCELSARPLPIGGVDCMLTIARDITERHLMQEKLQLAATVFENTAEGVLITDTDQRISAVNRAFSEITGYSESEALGQTPRLLASGQHDSAFYAAMWHQLTAEGHWQGEIYNKRKNGELYPGWLTISAVRNHEREITHFVAVFADISSLKHAQAKLDYQAHHDPLTGLPNRALFENRLQAALACTQASNRQGAVLFLDLDRFKHINDSLGHPVGDLLLKGIAQRLKEQVRDVDTVARLGGDEFIILLPGLHKPSDASAIANKLLAGFHAPFQAGDHEFFTSASIGISLYPQDGSDVASLIRNADAAMYRSKAKGRNRVEAYTRDLTAQASERIALEHELRRAIERNELSLCYQPKFSLKTQSLVGAEALIRWTHPTFGEVPPEQFIHLAEENGSILQLGDWVLEQACRQMHHWKKAYHAFGPLSVNLAGAQLRQPNLAKRIEQLLRTYQLKAGDLQLEITENFIMSQAEEALSVLHQLKQLGVQLAIDDFGTGYSSLSYLKRLPLDILKIDQSFIRGLPDDPHDAAIARAIIALGRSMQLTIIAEGVENQAQQRFLAAEGCEQIQGYIVSLPLPPAEFAATFLRIAQTDLSDGTLSKPSL, encoded by the coding sequence ATGCCCTTTATGCCGGCCCTCCTGTTGCTGATCCTGCTCGCCTGGAACACAACGGCCGGCGCCCTGACCCTGACCGACGAGGAACAAGCCTGGCTCAGCGCCCACCCCCAGCTGCGCCTGGGCGTAGACGCTTCATGGCCGCCGTTCGAATTTCGCGACCAGGAAGGCCGCTACCAGGGACTGGCCGCCGATTACATCGCCCTGATCCAGGAGCGCCTGGGCATCACGCTCAAGCCGGTCGAGCCCAGCAGCTGGACCGAAGTCCTGCAGCAAGCCCGCGGCAACCGCCTCGATTTGCTGCCCGGGATCATGTCCACCCCGGAGCGCCAGGCCTACCTGGCCTTCACCCGGCCCTACCTGGACTTCCCCATCGTTATCCTCGCCCATGCCGGCGGCGCGCAACCGCGCAACCTCAAGGACCTGTATGGCCTCAAGGTGGCCGTGGTGGAGAACTACGCGCCCCACGAACTGCTGCGCACCCACCACCCCGACCTCAACCTGGTGGCCATGCCCAACGTCAGCTCGACCCTGCAGGCCTTGGCCACCGATGAAGTCGACGCGGTGGTCGGCGATCTCGCCTCGAGCATCTGGAGCCTGCGCCAGCTCAAGCTCGACGGCCTGTATGTGAGCGGCGAGACGCCCTACCGCTACCAGCTGGCCATGGCCGTGCCACAACAGCAGAAGATGCTGGTGGGCATTCTCGACAAGGTCATGGCTGACATGAGCAGCGGTGAGGTCAGCCATATCCAGCAGCGCTGGGTGGGCAACGTCGTCGACCAACGGACCTTTTGGCGCGACATGCTGCTCTATGGCCTGCCCGGCGTCCTGCTGCTGGTGGCCATCCTCGCCGTGGTGATCCGCATCAACCGCCGGCTGAGCTCGGAGATTTCCCGACGCATCGCCCTCGAGCAGGAGCTGCGCAGCAGCGAATACCACTACCGCGGCCTGATCGAAAGCCTCTCGGCAGTGGCCTGGGAGGCCGACGCCAACGACTTCAGCTACAGCTACGTCTCGCCCCATGCCGAGGACCTGCTCGGCTACCCCACCGGCGAATGGCTCAAGCCCGGCTTCTGGCGCAGTATCCTGCACCCCGAGGACGCGCTCTGGGCCCAGGCCTACTGCGACAGCGAGACCGCCGCCGGTCGCGACCACAGCCTCGACTACCGGGTGATCCGTGCCGACGGGCACACGCTGTGGGTGCGCAACATCGTCAGCATGATCAAGCATGGCCACAAACCCTTGATGCGCGGGCTGATGATCGATATCAGCGAGGCCAAGCACACCGAAGCCGCCCTGCGCCTGTCCGAGCAGAAGTTCGCCTCGGTGTTCCAGCAGTGCCCGGACATCCTGGTCATCGCCCGCCACAGCGATGGCTGCCTGCTGGAGGTCAACGAGGCCTTCGAGGAACTGATTGGCCTGGGTCCGGCCCAGGTCATCGGCCGCACCGCCACCGAGCTCGGCCTGTGGGGCGTCGCCGGTACCGGCCCGGCACTGCTCGAACGCCTGCACCGCGGCGGCATCCGCAACCTGGAGATGACCTTCCGGCGCAGCAATGGCCAGCTGTTCACCGGCCTGACCTCGGCCGAAACCTTCGAGCTCGACAGCACCCCGGCGCTGGTGGTGGCGATCCGCGACATCAGCCAGCTCAAGGAAACCCAGCAACAGCTGCAGACCTCCGAAGAGAAATTCGCCAAGGCCTTCCACGCCTCCCCCGACGGCCTGTTGCTGTCGCGCCAGAGCGACGGCCTGCTGCTGGAGGTCAACGAAGGCTTCCGCCGCCTGACCGGCTACGAAGTCGACCCCAACGTCGACCAGACCTCGCTGGACCTGGGTATCTGGGTCGACCTGGGCGAACGCCAACGCCTGGTCGAGCAATTGCAACGCGATGGTTTCGTGCGTGATTTCAGCTGCCACCTGCGCCGCAGCGACGGGCAGATCCGCCTGTGCGAGCTGTCGGCCCGGCCCCTGCCGATTGGCGGCGTCGACTGCATGCTGACCATCGCCCGCGACATCACCGAACGCCACCTGATGCAGGAAAAACTGCAACTGGCCGCCACGGTGTTCGAGAACACCGCCGAAGGCGTGCTGATCACCGACACCGACCAGCGCATCAGCGCCGTCAACCGCGCCTTCAGCGAAATCACCGGCTACAGCGAGAGCGAAGCCCTCGGCCAGACCCCGCGCCTGCTCGCCTCCGGCCAGCACGACAGCGCCTTCTACGCCGCCATGTGGCACCAGCTCACCGCCGAGGGCCATTGGCAGGGCGAGATCTACAACAAGCGCAAGAACGGCGAGCTCTACCCCGGCTGGCTGACCATCAGCGCGGTGCGCAACCACGAGCGCGAAATCACCCACTTCGTCGCCGTGTTCGCCGATATCTCCAGCCTCAAGCACGCCCAGGCCAAGCTCGACTACCAGGCTCACCACGACCCGCTGACCGGCCTGCCCAACCGCGCCCTGTTCGAAAATCGCCTGCAAGCGGCGCTCGCCTGCACCCAGGCGTCCAACCGCCAGGGCGCGGTGCTGTTTCTTGACCTCGACCGTTTCAAGCACATCAACGACAGCCTCGGCCACCCGGTCGGCGACCTGCTGCTCAAGGGCATCGCCCAACGCCTCAAGGAGCAGGTGCGCGATGTCGACACCGTGGCCCGCCTGGGCGGCGACGAGTTCATCATCCTGCTGCCCGGCCTGCACAAGCCCAGCGACGCCAGCGCCATCGCCAACAAGTTGCTGGCCGGCTTCCATGCGCCCTTCCAGGCCGGCGACCATGAGTTCTTCACCAGCGCCAGCATCGGCATCAGCCTGTATCCCCAGGACGGCAGCGACGTCGCCAGCCTGATCCGCAACGCCGACGCCGCCATGTACCGTTCCAAGGCCAAGGGCCGCAACCGGGTCGAGGCCTACACCCGCGACCTCACCGCCCAGGCCAGCGAGCGCATCGCCCTGGAGCACGAACTGCGTCGTGCCATCGAGCGCAACGAACTGAGCCTGTGCTACCAGCCCAAGTTCAGCCTCAAGACCCAGAGCCTGGTCGGCGCCGAAGCGCTGATCCGCTGGACCCACCCGACCTTCGGCGAAGTGCCGCCCGAGCAGTTCATCCACCTGGCCGAGGAAAACGGCAGCATCCTCCAGCTGGGCGATTGGGTCCTGGAGCAAGCCTGCCGGCAGATGCACCACTGGAAGAAGGCCTACCACGCCTTCGGCCCGCTGTCGGTGAACCTGGCCGGCGCCCAGCTGCGCCAACCCAACCTGGCCAAACGCATCGAGCAGTTGCTGCGCACCTACCAGCTCAAGGCCGGCGACCTGCAACTGGAGATCACCGAAAACTTCATCATGAGCCAGGCCGAGGAAGCCCTGAGCGTGCTGCACCAGCTCAAGCAACTGGGGGTGCAACTGGCCATCGACGACTTCGGCACCGGCTACTCCTCGCTCAGCTACCTCAAGCGCCTGCCGCTGGACATCCTCAAGATCGACCAGTCGTTCATCCGCGGCCTGCCCGACGACCCCCACGACGCCGCCATCGCCCGCGCCATCATCGCCCTGGGGCGCAGCATGCAATTGACGATCATTGCCGAAGGCGTGGAAAACCAGGCGCAGCAGCGTTTCCTGGCCGCCGAGGGCTGCGAGCAGATCCAGGGCTACATCGTCAGCCTGCCGCTGCCGCCAGCGGAATTCGCCGCTACGTTTCTTCGCATAGCACAAACGGATCTTTCGGATGGCACGCTATCGAAACCCTCGTTATAA
- a CDS encoding TetR/AcrR family transcriptional regulator: MRHFSELSPAALRVVDAAEGLLQRQGYNGFSYDDVSALIGIKKPSIHYHFPKKEDLVAMVAQRYRHRFREQLLGIEGTCADPLERLQAYAVLFEQTFSQRRLCLGAMLGAEYESLPPSVLAELDAFFKVNVEWLTLMVTQGQQAGRIRNLGAPASLAQTLICTLEGAMIVGRAMNSAEGPAQIGATLLNFLQA, from the coding sequence ATGCGCCATTTCTCCGAACTCTCCCCTGCTGCCCTGCGCGTGGTCGATGCCGCCGAAGGCCTGCTCCAGCGCCAGGGCTACAACGGTTTCTCCTATGACGATGTGTCGGCGCTGATTGGCATCAAGAAGCCCAGCATCCACTACCACTTCCCGAAAAAAGAAGACCTGGTGGCCATGGTCGCGCAGCGCTACCGCCATCGTTTTCGCGAACAACTGCTGGGGATAGAGGGCACCTGCGCCGACCCGCTCGAGCGCTTGCAGGCCTATGCCGTGCTGTTCGAGCAGACTTTCTCGCAGCGCCGACTGTGCCTGGGTGCGATGCTCGGCGCCGAGTATGAATCGCTGCCGCCGTCGGTGCTGGCGGAGCTCGACGCGTTCTTCAAGGTCAATGTCGAATGGCTCACGCTGATGGTCACGCAAGGGCAGCAAGCTGGCCGTATCCGTAACCTGGGTGCCCCCGCCAGCCTGGCCCAGACCCTGATCTGCACCCTGGAAGGCGCCATGATCGTCGGCCGCGCGATGAACAGCGCCGAAGGGCCCGCGCAAATCGGTGCCACGCTGCTTAACTTTCTACAGGCCTGA
- a CDS encoding thioredoxin family protein — MPIRDVSEAEFNRAMHLLGMPALLYVWAPWCAPCRLFSPIYQQTVTPFPGVAAFRINAASAPQIQTALNLATVPAVLAFNRDGKETGRFIGLKNGQQLHEWVLAHLTTPAPPSPR; from the coding sequence ATGCCTATCCGTGACGTCAGCGAAGCCGAGTTCAATCGCGCGATGCACCTGCTGGGCATGCCTGCGCTGCTGTACGTCTGGGCCCCGTGGTGTGCGCCGTGTCGCCTGTTCTCGCCGATTTACCAACAGACCGTCACGCCGTTTCCGGGCGTTGCAGCGTTCAGGATCAACGCGGCCAGCGCCCCCCAGATACAGACGGCCCTGAACCTGGCAACGGTGCCTGCTGTGCTTGCCTTCAACCGAGACGGCAAGGAAACGGGCCGGTTCATAGGGCTCAAGAACGGCCAACAACTGCATGAATGGGTGCTGGCGCACCTGACCACGCCAGCCCCGCCTTCGCCACGCTGA
- a CDS encoding YeeE/YedE family protein encodes MTTWITPLLGGLMIGTAAAAYLILFGRIAGVSGMLADAFGFGAGNDRLASRLFLLGMLGASLLVLTLHPVTLPADLGAFWPGVLLAGLLVGFGTRLGSGCTSGHGICGLGRLSPRSLAATATFMLSGFITVYVLRHLLGVLP; translated from the coding sequence ATGACAACCTGGATAACACCGCTACTGGGCGGCTTGATGATCGGCACCGCGGCTGCCGCCTACCTGATTCTGTTTGGCCGGATCGCCGGGGTCTCGGGCATGCTGGCCGACGCCTTCGGCTTCGGCGCCGGCAACGATCGGCTGGCCTCGCGCTTGTTCCTGCTGGGCATGCTCGGCGCCAGCCTGCTGGTGCTGACGCTGCATCCGGTGACCCTGCCTGCGGACCTCGGCGCGTTCTGGCCAGGCGTGCTGCTGGCGGGGTTGCTGGTAGGTTTCGGCACCCGCCTCGGCTCGGGTTGCACCAGCGGCCATGGCATCTGTGGCCTGGGCCGCCTGTCACCGCGCTCGCTGGCGGCAACCGCCACCTTCATGCTCAGCGGTTTCATCACCGTCTACGTACTTCGCCACCTGCTCGGGGTATTGCCATGA
- a CDS encoding DUF6691 family protein, with protein sequence MKRLLPLALGALFGTGLVISDLINPARILAFLDITGAWDPTLLLVMVAALIPSLLAYRYIRGRAKPVLGAAYCVPTSRVVDRKLIIGALLFGIGWGIAGVCPGPAVVLLGTAQPFALLFFAAMLAGALLHYLVLGRAAPR encoded by the coding sequence ATGAAACGCCTACTGCCACTGGCCCTGGGTGCGCTGTTCGGTACCGGCCTGGTCATCTCCGACCTGATCAACCCAGCGCGGATTCTGGCCTTTTTGGATATCACCGGGGCTTGGGACCCGACCTTGCTGCTCGTCATGGTCGCGGCGCTGATCCCTTCGCTGCTGGCCTACCGTTACATTCGCGGCCGCGCCAAGCCGGTGCTGGGCGCGGCCTACTGCGTGCCGACTTCGCGGGTCGTCGACCGCAAGCTGATCATCGGGGCGTTGCTGTTCGGCATCGGCTGGGGCATCGCTGGTGTCTGCCCTGGGCCTGCGGTGGTCCTGCTCGGCACGGCGCAGCCGTTTGCGCTGCTGTTCTTCGCCGCCATGCTCGCAGGGGCGTTGCTGCATTACCTGGTGCTGGGCCGAGCGGCGCCACGCTGA